The following are encoded in a window of Panicum virgatum strain AP13 chromosome 5N, P.virgatum_v5, whole genome shotgun sequence genomic DNA:
- the LOC120676009 gene encoding lecithin-cholesterol acyltransferase-like 1, with the protein MGILRLLPLLLLLLPPGLREYLSPPAINRVPEEDGTTSSTAAPAPGGVVLHPIVLVPGLTCSELEVRLTDAYHPTLPHSGAMKGKGWFGLWANCSDLPAHHYVPCFMEQMSLVYDSAAGDYRNLPGVETRVRNFGSSRGFQRNPEHTDWCFEILRQELEKIGYRDGNNLFGAPYDLRHAPPVSGQSSEVFTRYFRQLTRLIEVASMRNQGRKAILFGHSFGGTVALEFVRSTPMAWRDRHIKHLVLAAPVPAGGFTKAMQNFASGSTLLFVPGVDPLALTLRLMWRTFESAIVNFPSPAVFGRRPLVITRERNYSAHDMEDFLAATGYGAAVEPFRRRVVPKMGYFQAPMVPTTCLNGVGIETPEQLVYWDGDFDADPETGNGDGDDEINLVSMLAFDELMRRQPEQNKMFKTIKLRGAMHGKIVTEDWSLKHVMQEILEANRI; encoded by the exons ATGGGGATCCTCCGGCTCCTGCcactcctcctgctcctgctgcccCCTGGCCTCCGGGAGtacctctcgccgccggcgatcaacCGCGTGCCGGAGGAGGATGGCACTACTAGTAGTACCGCTGCTCCTGCTCCCGGTGGAGTCGTCCTGCACCCGATCGTGCTAGTGCCCGGGTTGACCTGCAGCGAGCTGGAGGTGCGCCTCACGGACGCCTACCACCCGACCCTGCCGCACAGCGGCGCCATGAAGGGCAAGGGCTGGTTCGGGCTCTGGGCCAACTGCTCCGACCTCCCAGCGCACCACTACGTCCCCTGCTTCATGGAGCAGATGAGCCTCGTCTAcgactccgccgccggcgactacCGGAACCTGCCCGGTGTCGAGACGCGCGTCCGCAACTTCGGCTCCTCGCGGGGCTTCCAGAGGAACCCAGAGCACAC GGACTGGTGCTTCGAGATCCTCAGGCAGGAGCTGGAGAAAATCGGGTACCGCGACGGCAACAACCTCTTCGGGGCGCCCTACGATCTCCGCCACGCCCCGCCGGTGTCAGGCCAGTCGTCCGAGGTCTTCACCCGCTACTTCCGGCAGCTGACGCGGCTCATCGAGGTTGCGAGCATGAGGAACCAGGGCAGGAAGGCAATCCTTTTCGGCCACAGCTTCGGCGGCACGGTGGCGCTGGAGTTCGTGCGGAGCACCCCGATGGCATGGCGGGACCGGCACATCAAGCAcctcgtcctcgccgcgccggtCCCGGCGGGAGGCTTCACAAAGGCGATGCAGAACTTCGCGTCCGGATCAACCCTCCTCTTCGTCCCGGGAGTCGACCCGCTGGCCCTCACCCTTCGGCTCATGTGGCGGACCTTCGAGTCCGCCATCGTCAACTTCCCGTCCCCGGCAGTGTTCGGGCGCCGGCCGCTCGTGATCACTAGGGAGCGGAACTACTCCGCCCACGACATGGAGGACTTCCTTGCCGCCACCGGGTACGGCGCTGCCGTGGAGCCGTTCAGGAGGCGGGTGGTCCCCAAGATGGGCTACTTCCAGGCGCCCATGGTGCCGACGACGTGCCTCAACGGGGTGGGGATCGAGACACCAGAGCAGCTCGTGTACTGGGACGGCGACTTCGACGCGGACCCGGAAACGGGGAACGGCGACGGGGATGACGAAATCAACCTTGTCAGCATGCTGGCGTTCGATGAGCTGATGCGCCGGCAGCCGGAGCAGAACAAGATGTTCAAGACGATCAAGCTTCGAGGGGCTATGCACGGTAAGATTGTGACGGAGGACTGGTCGCTGAAGCATGTCATGCAAGAAATCCTTGAAGCCAATCGTATCTAG